One part of the Arabidopsis thaliana chromosome 1 sequence genome encodes these proteins:
- a CDS encoding alpha/beta hydrolase family protein yields the protein MDTLRFELSSASFTSAVTASSLHSHSRYFFSSVQLGRVGSSSPAITSVSRTTVNEICTADELHYVPVPNSDWRVALWRYLPSPKAPKRNHPLLLLSGIGTNAVTYDLSPECSFARSMSGSGFDTWILELRGAGLSSLSVDTNLGKGNNQQRIVSNLLENFISVSERLENVLDGGSKILGMQDRLSKRAGDFKQRFELIPHYNWDFDNYLEEDVPSAMDYVRTQTKSKDGKLLAVGHSMGGILLYALLSRCGFKGMDSGLAGVTTLASTFDYSSSGTLLKYLLPMKEPAQAINLPIMPIDTMLAMAHPLMCRPPYSLSWLTANISAPQMMDPEVIEKLVLNSLCTVPVKLLLQLTTAVDHGGLRDRTGTFCYKDHISKTNVPILALAGDWDIICPPDAVYDTVKLIPEHLATYKVVGSPGGPHYGHQDLISGRTVCTMINTSSFIYESYRSVLYSTFHSPYRLGTKYIL from the exons ATGGATACCCTCCGATTCGAGTTAAGCTCAGCTTCCTTCACTTCCGCCGTCACCGCCTCTTCTTTACACAGTCACTCACGGTATTTCTTCTCCTCAGTGCAACTCGGCCGAGTCGGCTCATCATCTCCGGCGATCACATCGGTCTCGAGGACGACAGTGAATGAAATCTGCACGGCGGATGAACTTCACTACGTTCCTGTTCCCAACTCCGATTGGCGCGTCGCTCTCTGGCGATATCTTCCTTCCCCAAAG GCACCGAAGAGGAACCATCCTTTGCTTCTATTGTCTGGGATTGGGACCAATGCTGTTACATACGATCTTTCCCCTGAG TGTTCCTTTGCAAGATCCATGTCTGGATCAGGATTTGATACATGGATTCTTGAGCTCCGTGGAGCCGGGCTGAGTTCTCTCAGTGTTGATACAAATCTTGGTAAAGGCAATAACCAGCAGCGGATAGTCTCGAATCTATTGGAGAATTTCATAAGTGTATCTGAAAGGCTGGAAAATGTTCTTGATGGAG GTTCCAAGATCCTTGGGATGCAAGACCGTCTATCGAAGAGAGCGGGAGATTTCAAGCAGCGGTTTGAACTTATCCCTCATTACAATTGGGATTTTGATAACTATCTAGAAGAAGATGTTCCTTCTGCG ATGGACTATGTAAGGACTCAAACCAAGTCAAAAGATGGAAAGTTGCTAGCAGTTGGTCACTCAATGGGTGGTATCTTGTTATATGCCTTGCTCTCAAGATGTG GCTTTAAAGGAATGGATTCAGGTTTGGCTGGTGTCACCACTCTCGCATCAACATTTGACTATTCATCCTCAGGAACACTCCTCAAGTACCTATTACCAATG AAAGAGCCTGCACAAGCTATTAACCTTCCTATCATGCCAATTGACACAATGCTCGCTATGGCTCACCCTCTAATGTGTCGTCCTCCATATTCTTTGTCCTGGTTAACCGCTAATATCTCTGCTCCTCAAATGATGGACCCTGAAGTTATTGAGAAGCTTGTTTTGAACAGCTTAT GCACAGTACCAGTCAAGCTTCTCTTGCAGCTAACAACAGCCGTGGACCACGGTGGGTTGCGTGACAGAACCGGTACTTTCTGTTACAAGGATCATATCAGCAAAACAAATGTGCCTATCTTAGCTCTTGCAGGGGACTGGGACATAATCTGCCCTCCCGATGCAGTATACG ATACTGTAAAGCTGATTCCAGAACATCTAGCCACTTACAAAGTTGTAGGATCACCCGGAGGTCCACATTATGGCCACCAGGATCTAATTTCGGGTCGAACGGTATGTACTATGATCAACACCTCTTCATTCATTTACGAGTCATATCGGTCGGTTTTGTATTCAACCTTTCATTCTCCCTACAGGCTCGGAACGAAGTATATCCTCTGA
- a CDS encoding UDP-Glycosyltransferase superfamily protein (UDP-Glycosyltransferase superfamily protein; FUNCTIONS IN: transferase activity, transferring glycosyl groups; INVOLVED IN: lipid glycosylation, biosynthetic process, carbohydrate metabolic process; LOCATED IN: chloroplast; EXPRESSED IN: 22 plant structures; EXPRESSED DURING: 13 growth stages; CONTAINS InterPro DOMAIN/s: Glycosyl transferase, family 28 (InterPro:IPR004276), Glycosyl transferase, family 28, C-terminal (InterPro:IPR007235); Has 7866 Blast hits to 7866 proteins in 2456 species: Archae - 0; Bacteria - 5567; Metazoa - 4; Fungi - 2; Plants - 34; Viruses - 0; Other Eukaryotes - 2259 (source: NCBI BLink).) codes for MAIPSFLSPNLHFYPSTKLVPSRLTLSSSSFVCCLSVDRQINHSSVSNETSGLRVVISAGGTAGHISSALAIGDELKSADPLARILFIGFPNSMESTTVPSAGFDFSTISTVGSSSSRPFLCFTSFLKFPLRLIQSTFESYKILRELKPQIVIGTGGHASFPVCFAAVISRTKFVIQEQDSIPGTTNWILSFFADTIFAPFNCTVTNLPKRVAAKCVVYGNPIRQTLRRYSSKGAARVSFFGQWAGAVSEPKVVLLLGGSLGANAINIALLNCYSQLLSEHENWFFVWQTGVEAFDEMDSLVRSHPRLFLSPFLRSIGVAYAAADLVISRAGAMTCSEIMALGKPSILIPSPHSDEGDQVRNASLMADIVGSKLITEEELDTITLRAAMEDILGNEELMMEMSERAFKAAKADAASDVAKHIISIIKSKDK; via the exons ATGGCGATCCCTTCCTTCCTCTCTCCAAATTTACACTTTTACCCTTCTACCAAACTCGTTCCGAGTCGACTCACTCTTTCCTCATCCTCCTTCGTTTGTTGTTTATCAGTAGACCGCCAAATTAACCATTCCTCCGTCTCCAACGAAACCTCCGGCTTACGAGTTGTCATATCCGCCGGAGGCACCGCCGGACACATCTCTTCAGCCTTAGCGATCGGAGACGAGCTAAAATCAGCCGACCCACTTGCTCGAATCCTCTTCATCGGATTCCCAAACAGTATGGAGAGCACGACGGTTCCATCCGCCGGATTCGATTTCTCAACAATCTCCACCGTCGGATCATCATCGTCCCGACCATTCCTCTGTTTCACCTCTTTCCTCAAATTCCCTCTCCGCTTGATCCAATCCACCTTCGAATCCTACAAAATCCTCCGCGAACTAAAACCACAAATCGTCATCGGCACCGGAGGACACGCCTCTTTTCCGGTCTGTTTCGCCGCCGTGATCTCAAGAACTAAATTCGTAATCCAAGAACAAGATTCAATCCCTGGAACCACTAACTGGATTCTGTCTTTCTTCGCCGATACAATCTTCGCTCCTTTCAACTGTACAGTCACTAACCTCCCCAAACGAGTCGCCGCGAAGTGTGTCGTCTACGGGAACCCGATAAGACAAACGCTTAGACGATACTCGTCGAAAGGAGCGGCGCGTGTGAGCTTCTTCGGACAGTGGGCTGGAGCTGTGTCGGAACCGAAAGTTGTGCTTTTGCTTGGTGGGTCTTTAGGAGCCAATGCCATTAACATAGCTTTGCTTAACTGTTACTCGCAGTTGTTGTCTGAACATGAGAACTGGTTCTTTGTTTGGCAAACTGGTGTTGAAGCTTTTGATGAAATGGATAGTCTTGTTAGAAGTCATCCTCGTCTCTTTCTATCTCC GTTTTTGAGGTCGATAGGTGTGGCGTATGCGGCTGCAGATTTGGTTATCTCGAGAGCTGGTGCAATGACTTGCTCAGAGATTATGGCTTTAGGCAAACCTTCTATTCTG atACCATCACCGCATAGCGATGAAGGGGATCAAGTAAGGAATGCTTCTTTAATGGCGGACATTGTTGGATCAAAGTTAATAACAGAAGAGGAGCTAGATACGATCACTCTTAGAGCTGCCATGGAAGATATTCTAG GGAATGAAGAACTGATGATGGAAATGAGCGAGCGGGCATTCAAAGCTGCGAAAGCGGACGCTGCATCAGATGTTGCTAAACACATTATTTCTATTATCAAATCCAAAGATAAGTAG
- a CDS encoding alpha/beta hydrolase family protein (Uncharacterised conserved protein UCP031088, alpha/beta hydrolase; CONTAINS InterPro DOMAIN/s: Uncharacterised conserved protein UCP031088, alpha/beta hydrolase, At1g15070 (InterPro:IPR016969), Alpha/beta hydrolase fold-1 (InterPro:IPR000073); BEST Arabidopsis thaliana protein match is: Uncharacterised conserved protein UCP031088, alpha/beta hydrolase (TAIR:AT1G15060.1); Has 187 Blast hits to 154 proteins in 46 species: Archae - 0; Bacteria - 64; Metazoa - 8; Fungi - 0; Plants - 107; Viruses - 0; Other Eukaryotes - 8 (source: NCBI BLink).), giving the protein MDTLRFELSSASFTSAVTASSLHSHSRYFFSSVQLGRVGSSSPAITSVSRTTVNEICTADELHYVPVPNSDWRVALWRYLPSPKAPKRNHPLLLLSGIGTNAVTYDLSPECSFARSMSGSGFDTWILELRGAGLSSLSVDTNLGKGNNQQRIVSNLLENFISVSERLENVLDGGSKILGMQDRLSKRAGDFKQRFELIPHYNWDFDNYLEEDVPSAMDYVRTQTKSKDGKLLAVGHSMGGILLYALLSRCGFKGMDSGLAGVTTLASTFDYSSSGTLLKYLLPMKEPAQAINLPIMPIDTMLAMAHPLMCRPPYSLSWLTANISAPQMMDPEVIEKLVLNSLCTVPVKLLLQLTTAVDHGGLRDRTGTFCYKDHISKTNVPILALAGDWDIICPPDAVYDTVKLIPEHLATYKVVGSPGGPHYGHQDLISGRTARNEVYPLITRFLQQQDES; this is encoded by the exons ATGGATACCCTCCGATTCGAGTTAAGCTCAGCTTCCTTCACTTCCGCCGTCACCGCCTCTTCTTTACACAGTCACTCACGGTATTTCTTCTCCTCAGTGCAACTCGGCCGAGTCGGCTCATCATCTCCGGCGATCACATCGGTCTCGAGGACGACAGTGAATGAAATCTGCACGGCGGATGAACTTCACTACGTTCCTGTTCCCAACTCCGATTGGCGCGTCGCTCTCTGGCGATATCTTCCTTCCCCAAAG GCACCGAAGAGGAACCATCCTTTGCTTCTATTGTCTGGGATTGGGACCAATGCTGTTACATACGATCTTTCCCCTGAG TGTTCCTTTGCAAGATCCATGTCTGGATCAGGATTTGATACATGGATTCTTGAGCTCCGTGGAGCCGGGCTGAGTTCTCTCAGTGTTGATACAAATCTTGGTAAAGGCAATAACCAGCAGCGGATAGTCTCGAATCTATTGGAGAATTTCATAAGTGTATCTGAAAGGCTGGAAAATGTTCTTGATGGAG GTTCCAAGATCCTTGGGATGCAAGACCGTCTATCGAAGAGAGCGGGAGATTTCAAGCAGCGGTTTGAACTTATCCCTCATTACAATTGGGATTTTGATAACTATCTAGAAGAAGATGTTCCTTCTGCG ATGGACTATGTAAGGACTCAAACCAAGTCAAAAGATGGAAAGTTGCTAGCAGTTGGTCACTCAATGGGTGGTATCTTGTTATATGCCTTGCTCTCAAGATGTG GCTTTAAAGGAATGGATTCAGGTTTGGCTGGTGTCACCACTCTCGCATCAACATTTGACTATTCATCCTCAGGAACACTCCTCAAGTACCTATTACCAATG AAAGAGCCTGCACAAGCTATTAACCTTCCTATCATGCCAATTGACACAATGCTCGCTATGGCTCACCCTCTAATGTGTCGTCCTCCATATTCTTTGTCCTGGTTAACCGCTAATATCTCTGCTCCTCAAATGATGGACCCTGAAGTTATTGAGAAGCTTGTTTTGAACAGCTTAT GCACAGTACCAGTCAAGCTTCTCTTGCAGCTAACAACAGCCGTGGACCACGGTGGGTTGCGTGACAGAACCGGTACTTTCTGTTACAAGGATCATATCAGCAAAACAAATGTGCCTATCTTAGCTCTTGCAGGGGACTGGGACATAATCTGCCCTCCCGATGCAGTATACG ATACTGTAAAGCTGATTCCAGAACATCTAGCCACTTACAAAGTTGTAGGATCACCCGGAGGTCCACATTATGGCCACCAGGATCTAATTTCGGGTCGAACG GCTCGGAACGAAGTATATCCTCTGATTACTAgatttcttcaacaacaagatGAGAGTTAA